The DNA sequence TCAGATTTATATGGTTAGTTTTACGATATTTCTAAACCTCGTGACTCGATTATTCAGCACAAGATGGTCTTATTTGGTTCAAATGAAGGTCCTTGGAAAAGGAAGACTCTCATCGAGTTTGGAATTCAGAATCAGTGCCTCTCAACTAGCAAAATTGATGAGCTTTATCTGATCAATGTGCTGCTGAAGATAAATATGAAGGTGTTTAGTTTAATCCTATTTCTTGTATTGTCAATGCTTTTCTTATTCATCCTAACATGCTTCTCTCTGTATAGCTTGGTGGGCTTAATCATGCTGTCGTCTCTGAATTAACGCGAACCATTCCGCTGGTTAGCAAGACTCCTACAATGATTCTTGGCATCCATGTCTCCCACGCTTCTTCTGGCCGAGCTGAGGCACCTTCCATTGCTTCAGTACGAACCTTTTTCACTCAGTCATTAACAATTATTCTAATCCCAATCCAGCTTCAGTtgttcatttcctttttcgtcttTGCTGTTTTTAGGTAGTTGGCTCAAGAGAGTGGCCGAGAATGTCAAGCTATAGAGCTTCTCTTCGTGCACTTCCTCCGAAATCCCAAATGATAGATTCACTTTTCAAGCCAAAGTCTGAAAAGATGGATGCAGGCATAATAAGGGAGTTGCTGAAGGACTTTCACTCGAGCTCCGGGCAGAAAAAGCCGGCTCAAATCTTAATATTTAGGTCAGTTCATTAGATTCCTCACTTATGAAAATTCTCCTTCTGTTTGAGTCTGATGATCTGATCTTGGAATGTTTTTCTCAGAAACGGACTGAGCATATCGCAGTTTAAGGAGTTCTTGAATGTAGAAATGGACCAGATTCGTAAGGTTCGTCTCTCGTTTCTACGCCTAATCAAAATCACTTCCAACTAAATACAACTGTCTGAACAGAAATTCTCTGCTTTTGTATACATATTTCTAGGCATGTAGCTTTCTTGAGCCGAACTGGCGTCCCAAGTTCACAGTTATTGTGTCACAAAGGCGGCACCACACTAAATTCTTCGAGGCTGATGTGGGAGCTAACGTCCCTTCAGGTGAGGCCGACTGTCTCAACGATTCAAACTGGAATCAAATACTACTCACTAAAACAGAGATATGTTTGTTTGCAGGAACTATTGTTGACAGCAAAGTTTGTGATGTTCAATGTACTAATTTCTACATGTGTCCACATTCTGCCAGGATTGTGAGTAGACcaatttgatcttttttttttgcaagaGAAAAACATCCTTGAACAGTTAAACTTAATTGATTCGTTTGGTTCGACTCTAGGGGACATCGAGGCCAACCCACTACCATGTCCTGGTAGACGAAATCGGCTTCACATCAGATGATCTGCAGGAACTCATTCATTCTTCATCTTATATGTAAGTGCTGATTCAATCAAACTATAATTCATGTAGTCTTTAGTTATCAAATTCTAAAGTGTTACAACCTTTTATGTTTGTTCAGGTTCCAGAGATGCAGCAGGGCGATATCGGAAGGTATTCGTTGTAACTATAATAGAATAAACGAGACAACTAAACAGTCTTTTTTGAAGAATATGTAGAAATCTTGAGTGTTCAGGTTTGATCAAGGTGATATTGTTATTCGTTGCAGTGGCTCCTGTTCGTTATGCACGGCTAGCGGCTTCCATGATGTCGTTGGCCGTCAAGCCTGAAGAAATGGCGAATGCATCCCACGGGTATCAACTGCCGAGGCTGCACGAAAATGTGGCCTCTTCTATGTTCTTCATCTGATTAATCTCTACTTTAGCTATGAAAATATCTCCTTTTGGCATGGTGATCAATCAACACTTTCATATGGAAGTAGCATTTGATTAGAACTTCAAAATTGCTACAGTTTTATGCAGAAGATAACAATCATGCTATATCTGTCCGAgttaattacaaaattcaaaataaaaatatttcaactttattcaatCTATTAATGAGCAAATTTTTTGGAACCAAAATGGAATTAAGTCACGAGTGACGAGACGATGGAGCAATATCGCAATCGATAAAATTGGCGTGGCGCAAGGGTTAATAATTAGGTTAGTTTTTGGCattttgctttaatttctcaGCAACGACACTGAAACTTCAACGAAATTGACCTCTAAAAATGAGCACAAAATTGAAGTCGGCACCATGTGTGATTGCTTATGGATTCCGTTTCAGTTATCCTGCTGTTTATCGGCATCTCAATCGCTTTTGCAGCCTCTAACTGCAATCCAACTCAATTAGCAGACGATATTGTTTCGATCAACTGTGGCGCAGGCGGCAATTCCACCGCTGTTGATGGCACAAAATGGCGCGGAGATGTTCAACCAAACTCATCTCCCTTGATGCAGATAAATGGATCATCAATTGCCTCAAATTTGATGGATGCGTTGAACAACTCTGTGGACGATCCAGTTCACCATGGAACAGCACGCCTCTCCCGTTCCCAATTCTCCTACTCATTTCGAGTGAGTCGAGGTCAGAAAATCCTCCGCTTGCACTTTTATCCAGCTTCATACGAAGGATTCGAAGGTTTTCATGACTTGTTTGTGGTTGAATCTGGCCATTTTATCCTGCTTAGCAACTTTAGTGCTTCTATAAACTCGATTGCCCTAGGTGTGAGATCAATTGTCAAGGAATACTATTTAAACATAGGAGAAAACGAGCAGCTTAATCTGGTTTTCACTAGCCTGTCGTCAAGCATGTATGCTTTTGTGAATGGCATTGAGATCATCTCAATGCCTCCCAGGGTTTCCTACTTTGACGGAGATCCTGGAGTAGTCCGAGTGGTGGGGAAGTCTCGGGTCTATGTTGATAGCAGCACTGCGCTTGAGATGGTCTACAGACGAAACACTTTGCAGCGGCCTGTCTTGTTAGATGGCGATATCCGTGATCTGTTCGGGATGTGGGGAGGGGAGGGAAGCAAGGCCAAGAGACAGAGTTACACCTGGAGGATATCTGTGGATGTCGGTTTCAGCTACTTGGTCAGGCTTTATTTCTCCCCTGCATTTGAGGTTTCGGAATCTGGTGATTTTGTGTTTGAGGTCAGTATTAATAATAGGGTTGTGGATAGCTACACTGACAGGTGGAATGAGAAGAATGGCATGGTGTTGTACAGAGACTACGTGGTGGTTATAAAAGGGCGAGAACATCAGGGAAAGCGTGATCTCCTGATTTGTGTCAGCGCAGATGGCAAGGTCGTGGATGGACAGGAACTGCTAaaagaatttgaaatattgaagATGAGTAACTTTGATAACAGTCTTGCTAGTCCAAATCCTTTGTCATATCCAGCTATCGAAGATTCAATCCAAGTTCTTGGTGCTAGAACTGTGATTCCAAGTGATTCTATAGCATTACTTGCTCTTGGATGCTTCGTTTTTTATGTAACACGAAGAATTCGAGTAAGTAGTGACACCATAAAGGTGGGAATCATGCCCTCGGCCAGGGCTCAAGGGCTTTGCCGTAGGTTTACATTAGCTGAGATTAGGCAAGCTACCAAAGGTTTTAGTGGTGAAAATCTGATTGGAAAGGCCGGGTTTGGTAAAGTCTACAAGGGTCTCATTGACAAAGAGAGAAAGGCTGTTGCTGTAAAGCAGCTAAAACCAAATGCCAGACAAGGGTCGCGCGAGTTTCTGAATGAGATTGAAGTGCTAACTAGGCTCCGGCATGATAATCTGGTGTCTTTGGTTGGCTACTGCAATGACAACGGGGAAATGATTATAGTCTATGAGTTATTGGGCTGTGGATCAGTAGCCAAACACCTTTACAAACGCTCGAGCAACAATGCTGACTCCTTTGCATCTAGTCGAGCATCTCTAACTTGGAAGAGACGCCTTGACATATGCATTGGAGCTGGTCGAGGTCTGGACTACCTTCACAAACACTCCCTCATACATCGTGATGTAAATGCTTCAAATATCCTTCTTGACGGAAACTTCAAAGCCAAGGTCTCAGATCTTGGCTTGGTCAAGCATTTAAGCAGAAGTAAGTTACAGAGCCGTGTTAAGACGAAAGTGAAGGGCACGCATCAGTATACAGACCCATCTTATGCAACAACAGGTGTCTTAACTCAGAAAAGTGATGTATACTCCTTTGGGGTGTTTCTGTTGGAAGTATTGAGTGGAAGAGCAGCAGTGGATCCAAGTCTTGGAGACAATGAGTGTAACCTGGTCCCATGGTTTAGAGAAAACATTAGTGAAGGACATCTTGATAGGTTGGTGGCTTCAGATCTATTGCATGAAATACCAGATGATAGCTTAAAGATATTTTTGGGGATTGCTGAAAGATGCTTGGATGGTGAGCCAGTGAGACGGCCAGCGATGGCTCAAGTGGTGCAGCAACTTGAGTGGCAGCAGGAGACCCCAGGATGTCCTGTGCCATATTGGTTGCAACTTGAGTTTTGGCAGCAGGAGACCTCAGATGATGAAACTGGGTCAACGTTCGTTTAATCACGCTCATGCCATCCTTGCAGATGGAGCTCTCCAGCCCTTTCTGCATTTAACTCGAGGAGAATTGCCATTCTCATGCAGTCATATATACTCATCAATCTTTAAGGATCTATGTTAACagaaaatagattaaaaatctTCATATCGTAGAAGTAGCTGTCTGCTAAGTACTTCATGTCTTTTCTTTTAGCAAATTAAATTCGTGGAATGGTAtctcattttttgaaaaaatgtattttatgTGCAAAGTGGGAAAACTCAGAAAACTTCACATAGTTTGTACTTTGTGCTTTCCAGCAAATTATTTGTGAGtcagagcatccacaatagtcggcgagcgaccggctagccgatttccGGCGCTAGCCTGTCCGctcgccgaaccattgcaatcggcgagCGTGTACTCGGCTAGAGAAACGACGAGCGCTCGCCGATTCCCGGGCGCTCGCCGATCCACTCGCTGCCATTGTAGGCTGGCGAGcggcgagcgatcggccaatgcgcgtttttttttattatttttttttaatttccgaaacactataCTTACGcaattttcacttcattttcattcgcaccacttgttttaacgagttttctctctctcttaatttctgtacaagagcaacaacgCAAAATGAGTAACGCGAGTGGTAGAAGTGATAGTAGTgatgaggagtacgaacggcaAATGGACGAAGTATTGGAGGCCTATACGTCAGGTGAGATAGATCGGCTGATACAAGGGGCTTTGCATCCGGCGGTACCTCGACCTCGACccgttgtccaccgccgagcagtgattgttcgggatcacgtagctgcacatcggcggctatatgacgactacttcgcaGAAGCGGCCGCGGTTTAACGCCAACCTGttcaggcggcgttttagGATCTGCAGAGAgctgtttatgcgtatcgttgacgctttggagcgcCGATATATGTgcttccgcttcaggcacggtGCGGCtagcagacccggccacacccctattcaaaagtgcactgCGAGGCAGTTGgtctacggaggcgcggcagacatgtgggacgAGTACCTCTACATCGGTGAAACGACTGCCCTGAAGTGTCTGAAGCATTTCTGTGAGGGCGTTGTTGAAATATTCAAGGATCAGTATCTTTGAAGCCCTACCCCAGCAGACTGTCAAGATCTGATGCAGATGCatggggagaagcatgggttctcGGGGATGTTAGGctgcatagattgtatgcattgtgagtggaagaactgtcccaCTGCCTGGAAGGGGTTCTACACCAccggctacaagggaaagaatcccacgatgatcctcgaggccatAGCTGATTATCGGCTGTGGATTTGACATGCGTATATTGGGgcagccgggtcgaacaacgacctcaacgtcctcaactcgtcgccccttttcaacgagcagtgccagggcgtcggtccGGCCATCGGTTTtgtcgccaacggcaaccagcatgatatgggctactacttggcggatgggatataccctaggtggcttgtctttgtgaagacgatcagatgcgCAAATGAGGACTGGAAggctactttgcggaacggcaggagtcggcgcgcaatgacgtggagcgcgcatttggtgtgcttcAGTcccgatgggcggcaattaggGTCCAACACGTTTGTGGCTTGTCGACTGCATTGCTTCTATAATGTACGCCtgtattatcatgcacaacatgatagtcgaagatgaaggtgtacaactgactagttgggccaatgacgatgaagccggtccatgCCACGGCGTGGTCACCCCCAACGTACGAAGGGGGGTACCTTACGATGAAATCGGCCGCCTCCAGGcacatgccgacatgcgctaagtggatgctcatattcaactccaaaatgATTCAATGGAAGAGTTGTGGGCGCGGAGGACTGCacgacgatagttttttttgttttatgtattttttttattatgtaattttttttaattaatgtactttttttattttaatgaaattaatgaatttttccgtatatgcgtcataaatttaattccgtattttgtgtttaattctgtaaatttttagttgttttttataattttgtttgatgtaGCTGGCCTATAGCTAGCTTATTGCTTGTGCGGTTGCTTGTCCTGATAATGTGGCGGGAGAAATTTTAgtgctggcctatggctgacctgttgccattgtggatgctctcaCGATGACAATGTCACCCTCTCTtgttacattaaattaaactgTTCTTATTAGGACTCTCATTCATATAGATgtgagtttgaaaaaaaaaggttcacgtctttttaatatataaattttataataaaatatacaacataatctacttatcatttataattataataaaattaaattattataagcGGATGGATCACACTACAAAAGATCACTCCTATTATTGAATGGAGGGACTTActagggagtattattatctAGTTCATGGTCCTTTTGTAATTTTGCTTTCAATTAACTAATCTCTTTGTCCATAAAACATTGTTCATGTTTGACTTGGTaagggttttaagaaatgtatagaaaagttagtgaaaaaagttaatagaatatgagtcccatatttatactccatattagttttataatagaatgtgagtgtaatgagttagtggaaagcgGAGTCGATTGAACacaaatagaaaaaagcaaagtggacaacattttgtggacgaaccgaaatgacaaaaatggaTAACATTTCACGGATGgggggagtagtatttaatatattatttatgtgtcacctaattaattgaatttggattacttgaaattaaaatttatcatgtGGTTCGATTAGTATATTGAGTTATTACTTcaattacattattaaatttgcCAAGTCAGGACCTTTTGTTAAGAATTACTACTACTGCTTAACTAAATTATACTTATGTGAATGTGTTTTCTCAGTTATAATATAAGCATTCCTTTAGCTTCTTACCTATCTATAATCAGACATTTCAATAGGCCAATGCTACTGTAAAAGGATGAGCCTATGCCTTGCTGTTCGTGAAGAATGTCGTGAAGGGACCCGCACGTCTCCTACTCAATACCTCCAATAATATTATCCCAAACGCGCAAGTGTCGCTTTCCTTTGTTAATTAGTACACCGGTGCTAAAATAACTCGGATCAAAATACCCAAATGAACCCTTAGCATTTGTGACGACATGGCTCTGTAAGATGTCATGTCCTAAATGTTTAGCCAACCCAAAATCCGAAAccttagaaatgaaattttgatcTAAAAGGATGTTAGTAGGCTTGACATCATGTTGTATGATGGAGCAACCAGAGTGAAGATAGTCCAGACCTCGCCCCACTCCAATACATATCTTAAGTCGTTGATTCCATGAGAGTGTCGACTTATTGTAGAGGTGATCAGCTAGCATTCCATTAGACATGTAGTCATAAACAAGAATCATCTCGCCCCGTTCATCATTGTACCCAATCAGAGAGACCAGATTACAATGTTGAAACTTACTTTTAGTGTTTCAATCTCGGCAGCAAACTCCGTCTGGCCTTGGCTGGGATCTGATGTTAGCCGGCGCTTTATGGCCACAGCAGTGGGTCATTATGAATGAAACCTTTGTAGACTTTACCAAAACCACCCTTTCCAATCACGTGCTCCTCGCTGAAATCTCCGGTGGCGATGTTGAGTTCAGCAAGTGAAAATCGACGACACAGATTCTCGGCTGCTGCAGATGAATCCATATTTTCAGCTCAAGTTTGCTTTGCCGCTAGCAAGaagatgaattattttccCGCGGAATAACTTGTTCtgaaatagtactaaaatacAGCATAAAACAAATATGGCCCAACATTTTCTattgaaaatgtcaatttgACAATTACAAGCATTCTTTATCACGCCAATTTTTGTAAGATTGAatattaacaatttttaacaaagtatcaatattcaaaatatgtgTACTACAAGTTTGGTGGTCCCGCATTGATGAAGACCAGTCGATTGTACTCCAAGATATCTAGTTGTAAACTAACTTTGATTGAACTGAAGCTCGAATTCACTCCCATAATGCAATTGTAGAAtttagttttctatttaaagAGTGAAATTATTTAGCTGACTTAGCTAATCATTATTTCCAGCTAAATGACTCCAATTCAAGATATTAAAACAAGCAAATTGAATCCAAGGGTGTGGTCGAGTAGCATGGAACTCGTCCACCCTCAACCAAACGGTCAAGGGATCGATACTTGTCTTTGGGTATGGGGTAGCTTTAAATCCTTGGACCAGCTGTCCCTCCACCTAGATATCTACAAATCAACGCGAGAATAGTCAATGTTTCTGTTAGTGGATGCCCTTgataattaccaaaaaaaatcaaacacattgaaataaattaattaattgttaggTTTCTTAATCTACACAGAACAACTATGTCATTTGAAGATTAATTTTGGACTTATGTTCATGAAATAGGTGAGTTGCTGCCAAAGTTTCACAAATATGTGGCCTCTTCAATGTTCTCATCTGATTAATCTTTACTTGACCGTAGATCACTATTGGAAGTAACATTTGATTTTCTAGGAGTATGTTTTATTTCTGAGTTACTGGAAATGTCTGAGAATttgtcatttcattaaaataaatgtaaattcAAATGCTTAAAAATGCTATTTACATGTCAAAAtctgagaaaaaaaaaagaaggaaaatcGAAcgtataaagaaaaaaagatcaGCAACCCAAGAGAGACTGAAGCTCTTTTACAACAACACTCATTGTCGGGCGCGAATCAGGTTCAAACTGCACACACGAGGCAGCAATTGCTTGCAGCCATCTGCTTAAGCCGGAAAGAAAGTAGATCAACAATGGAGCAACACACAGTTTCACCAATCAAACTGATATTGgtgagaagaagaaatagtTAGTTTACCTTTGCAACAGCTTTTCGAGGATAATTTCCTTCCAGTCGAGCATCAACAACCTCATATACCTTGCTTGTAGTGAGTTTTGGTGTTGCctgatttatatatttcaaatgaGAATCCCAAAATATACTGAGAATGAAGAAATATACTTAACACAGAAATTGGGTATGCATACCCAGCTCACAAGATGTTGTTTTCCCCTTGGCAACGAGCGATCAATTGGTTGGTGGCCAGTCAAGAGTTCCATGAGCACCACACCGAAGTTGTAAACATCGCTCTGCCAACTTACCTCTCCAATCATCAAATAtctaatatataatttcatcatTAATATCCACGCAATCGAATAATCAGATTATAAATAGTTGAGAGAGGATCAAATGTTCATACTCAGGGGCTTGGTAACCAAGAGTCCCAGCCACTATGGAAAGACACTCTGTCATATCAGATCTTGGATTTGACAGACAGAGATCAGTGATCTTAGCAACATCATAATTGCCAAAAACCAAAATGTTTGTGGACTTGATGTTGTGATGAATCTGTGTCATGCTGTGAATGTATTCCAATCCCTTTGCAGCTCCAATCGAAATTTGATGCCTTTGGGTCCATGACAGAACCTGCATGCGTCGTCTGATTTCTGAACTTGCTTTCGCTAAGTTAACAATCAAATCAGTTCATTAGCTGCATACTCTTTTTAGGCCATAAAGCTTGTTGGTAGACTGCTTACCATGAAGAATGTCATGTATGCTCCCGTGAGGAGCAAACTCATAAGCTAAGATTTGCTCGTCTCCATCTGTACAATAACCGAGTAGCTGAACCACGTTTTCATGCTTTAGGTTGGACAAAACTGAAACCTACAAAACCACAAGATTACAACAATATATCTCTTTCCCACAGATGAAGCTACATTAACATACAAGTCTTATGCCCAAACCAGTGATGATTCTTGGTCTTGCTCGCTGTAGTCTAGCTTTTTAATTGCTGCCGGCTGCCCAGTTTCCAGAATTGCACAGAAAACTTCTCCTCTGAAGCCCTTACCAATCAAACACTTCAAGCTAAAATTACCAGTAATGTTCTTCATCACATCTAGTGGAATGGCAGGGACAGTGATTGGAAGCAAACTAACACTTTGGTCGCTCTTTTTCACCACTTCCACAGCTTGGTTACCTGCAGAATTGCCTAATGAGTAACAAGAACCAAACCATAAATAGATAACACTTTACTTGTATAGTCACCATACCTAATACTGATGGCTTATTTTTACTTGacggttttattttgttccaaaATCCACCCAATGACCCAAAGAGTGATGGCTTATTTGTCGTAGACTTTGTTCCACCTTTTCTGCTGCCCATCTGTACTACACGAGATGGTGTAACATCCTGTACATCTGTGGAGGCTGTCATGGCTGGACCTAAGCTTGATGATAAGGTAGTTTCATCATTAGCTGGATTACTTGTAGAAGGTGGCTCGCCGTTTTCCACTTTATTGTTGATGTTCGCTTCATCAGATGGATGTATATGATCTAGATCACTCGTTACACCATCTTGAACCAGAGAGGGTGTTGCTCTTTCCTGCTGCTCAAGTGCAATCTCAAGTTGTGTCACAACCTGAGCCATTCGTGGTCGTTTCTTTGGCTCATCAAGCAAGCTTCTTGTAGAAGCTCCACAAATGACTCAAGGCTATCTTCCATGA is a window from the Salvia hispanica cultivar TCC Black 2014 chromosome 1, UniMelb_Shisp_WGS_1.0, whole genome shotgun sequence genome containing:
- the LOC125209272 gene encoding receptor-like protein kinase FERONIA; its protein translation is MQINGSSIASNLMDALNNSVDDPVHHGTARLSRSQFSYSFRVSRGQKILRLHFYPASYEGFEGFHDLFVVESGHFILLSNFSASINSIALGVRSIVKEYYLNIGENEQLNLVFTSLSSSMYAFVNGIEIISMPPRVSYFDGDPGVVRVVGKSRVYVDSSTALEMVYRRNTLQRPVLLDGDIRDLFGMWGGEGSKAKRQSYTWRISVDVGFSYLVRLYFSPAFEVSESGDFVFEVSINNRVVDSYTDRWNEKNGMVLYRDYVVVIKGREHQGKRDLLICVSADGKVVDGQELLKEFEILKMSNFDNSLASPNPLSYPAIEDSIQVLGARTVIPSDSIALLALGCFVFYVTRRIRVSSDTIKVGIMPSARAQGLCRRFTLAEIRQATKGFSGENLIGKAGFGKVYKGLIDKERKAVAVKQLKPNARQGSREFLNEIEVLTRLRHDNLVSLVGYCNDNGEMIIVYELLGCGSVAKHLYKRSSNNADSFASSRASLTWKRRLDICIGAGRGLDYLHKHSLIHRDVNASNILLDGNFKAKVSDLGLVKHLSRSKLQSRVKTKVKGTHQYTDPSYATTGVLTQKSDVYSFGVFLLEVLSGRAAVDPSLGDNECNLVPWFRENISEGHLDRLVASDLLHEIPDDSLKIFLGIAERCLDGEPVRRPAMAQVVQQLEWQQETPGCPVPYWLQLEFWQQETSDDETGSTFV